One Cricetulus griseus strain 17A/GY chromosome 5, alternate assembly CriGri-PICRH-1.0, whole genome shotgun sequence genomic window carries:
- the Dot1l gene encoding histone-lysine N-methyltransferase, H3 lysine-79 specific isoform X4 encodes MGEKLELRLKSPVGAEPAVYPWPLPVYDKHHDAAHEIIETIRWVCEEIPDLKLAMENYVLIDYDTKSFESMQRLCDKYNRAIDSIHQLWKGTTQPMKLNTRPSNGLLRHILQQVYNHSVTDPEKLNNYEPFSPEVYGETSFDLVAQMIDEIKMTEDDLFVDLGSGVGQVVLQVAAATNCKHHYGVEKADIPAKYAETMDREFRKWMKWYGKKHAEYTLERGDFLSEEWRERIANTSVIFVNNFAFGPEVDHQLKERFANMKEGGRIVSSKPFAPLNFRINSRNLSDIGTIMRVVELSPLKGSVSWTGKPVSYYLHTIDRTILENYFSSMKNPKLKEEQEAARRRQQRENKSNATTPTKVSENKAAATEAPVDSGAEEEKSGVATVKKPSPSKARKKKLNKKGRKMAGRKRGRPKKMSAVNAERKSKKSQSALDLLRSPPAAPPSASPQDAYRAPHSPFYQLPPSTQLHSPNPLLVAPTPPALQKLLESFKIQYLQFLAYTKTPQYKANLQQLLDQEKEKNTQLLGTAQQLFGHCQAQKEEIRRLFQQKLDELGVKALTYNDLIQAQKEISAHNQQLREQSEQLEKDNSELRSQSLRLLRARCEELRLDWSTLSLENLRKEKQALRSQISEKQRHCLELQISIVELEKSQRQQELLQLKSCVPPDDALSLHLRGKGTLSRELEADAGRLRLELDCAKISLPHLSSMSPELSMNGHVTGYELCNAASRPSSKQNTPQYLASPLDQEVVPCTPSHSGRPRLEKLSGLALPDYTRLSPAKIVLRRHLSQDHTGASKAAASEPHPRAEHAKESTLPYQSPGLSNSMKLSPQDPLPASPASSPLTSEKGSEKGVKERAYSSHGETITSLPVSIPLSTVQPNKLPVSIPLASVVLPSRAERARSTPSPVPQSRDASSTLEKQIGASTHGAGGSAAGSRSLALAPTGFYAGSVAISGALANSPAPLASGMESAVFDESSGTSSLFAIMGSRSTPPQHPPLLPQPRNSGPASPAHQLSASPRLSVTTQGPLLDTSKGELPSDPAFSDPESEAKRRIVFSIAASSSSKQSPSTRHSPLTSSTRGDCVQSHGQDSRKRSKRKRASAGTPSLSTGVSPKRRALPTVAGLFTQSSGSPLNLNSMVSNINQPLEITAISSPESSLKSSPTPYQDHDQPPVLRKERPLGPTNGAHYSPLTSDEEPGSEDEPSSARIERKIATISLESKSPPKTLENGGSLVGRKSAPSSEPVNSSKWKSTFSPISDLSLAKAVDSPLQAGSALSHSPLFSFRPALEEPAAEAKLPTHPRKSFAGSLAAAEGPSPGANPPNGLAFSGGLAADLGLHSFNDGASLSHKGPEVASLSASVSFPSQRGKDSTTDANPFLSRRQPEGLGGLKGEGSAGKEPGETLPLCGPADKVALPHGSRASKGRDRELDFKGGHNLFISAAAVPPGGLLGGPGLVTVASSAGSVTPAAQAPRPFLSTFNPGPQFTLGPMSLQANLGSVAGSSVLQSLFSTVPAAAGLVHVSSTATRLTNSHTMGSFSSGVAGGTVGGN; translated from the exons TGGAAGGGCACCACACAGCCCATGAAGCTAAACACTCGGCCATCTAATGGACTCCTGCGGCACATCCTGCAGCAGGTGTACAACCACTCTGTAACTGACCCCGAGAAGCTCAACAACTATGAGCCCTTCTCCCCTGAGGTGTACGGGGAGACCTCCTTTGACCTGGTTGCCCAGATGATTGACGAGATCAAGATGACCGAGGATGACCTGTTTGTAGACCTGGGCAGTG GTGTGGGGCAGGTTGTCCTTCAGGTTGCTGCGGCCACCAACTGCAAACATCACTACGGAGTGGAGAAAGCGGACATCCCGGCCAAGTACGCGGAG ACCATGGACCGAGAGTTCAGGAAGTGGATGAAATGGTATGGAAAAAAGCATGCAGAATACACA ctGGAACGAGGTGACTTCCTCTCAGAGGAGTGGAGGGAGCGGATCGCCAACACGAG TGTTATATTTGTGAATAACTTTGCCTTTGGTCCTGAGGTGGATCACCAACTGAAGGAGCGATTCGCAAACATGAAGGAAG GTGGCAGAATCGTTTCCTCAAAGCCCTTTGCCCCTCTCAACTTCAGGATCAACAGCAGGAATTTGAGTG ACATTGGCACCATCATGCGTGTGGTAGAGCTGTCGCCCCTGAAGGGCTCCGTGTCATGGACTGGGAAGCCTGTCTCCTACTACCTGCACACTATCGACCGGACCATA CTTGAAAACTATTTTTCTAGTATGAAAAATCCAAAACTCAAG GAGGAACAGGAGGCAGCTCGGCGCCGGCAACAGCGAGAGAACAAGAGCAATGCAACTACTCCCACCAAGGTCTCAGAGAACAAGGCAGCTGCCACCGAGGCGCCTGTG GACTCTGGTGCTGAGgaagaaaagtcaggtgtggccACTGTCAAAAAGCCATCACCCTCCAAAGCCCGGAAGAAGAAGCTAaacaagaaagggaggaagatggCTGGGCGGAAGCGGGGGCGGCCCAAGAAAATGAGTGCTGTGAACGCTGAGCGCAAGTCGAAGAAGAGCCAAAGTGCACTGGACCTCCTGCGCTCCCCTCCCGCAGCCCCACCCTCAGCCTCACCCCAGG ATGCATACAGGGCACCTCATAGCCCGTTCTACCAGCTACCTCCGAGCACGCAGCTCCACTCTCCCAATCCACTGCTGGTGGCGCCCACCCCGCCTGCGTTACAGAAGCTTTTAG AGTCCTTCAAAATCCAGTACCTGCAGTTCCTGGCGTACACGAAAACCCCACAATACAAGGCCAACCTGCAGCAGCTTCTGGACCAGGAGAAG GAGAAGAACACACAGCTGCTGGGCACTGCACAGCAGCTCTTCGGTCATTGCCAGGCCCAAAAGGAGGAGATCCGAAGACTGTTCCAGCAGAAGCTGGATGAG tTGGGCGTGAAGGCTCTGACCTACAATGACCTGATTCAGGCCCAGAAGGAGATCTCTGCCCACAACCAGCAGCTGCGGGAGCAGTCGGAACAGCTGGAGAAGGACAACAGCGAGCTGCGGAGCCAGAGCCTGCGGctg CTCAGGGCCCGATGTGAGGAGCTGAGGCTGGATTGGTCCACATTGTCTCTGGAGAACCTGCGGAAAGAGAAGCAGGCCCTGCGGAGCCAGATCTCAGAGAAGCAGCGACACTGCCTGGAGCTGCAG ATCAGCATTGTGGAGCTGGAGAAGAGCCAGCGACAGCAGGAGCTCCTGCAGTTGAAGTCCTGTGTACCACCAGATGACGCTCTGTCCCTGCATCTGCGTGGCAAGGGTACCCTGAGCCGAGAGCTGGAGGCTGATGCTGGGCGGTTGCGTCTTGAGCTGGACTGTGCCAAGATCTCCCTGCCACACCTCAGCAGCATGAGCCCTGAGCTCTCCATGAATGGCCATGTCACTGGCTACGAGCTCTGCAATGCAGCTAGTCGGCCCTCATCCAAACAGAACACCCCCCAGTACCTGGCCTCCCCCTTGGACCAGGAGGTAGTACCCTGCACCCCCAGCCACAGTGGCCGGCCTCGGCTAGAAAAGTTGTCTGGCCTGGCTTTGCCAGACTACACCCGGTTGTCACCAGCCAAGATTGTGTTGAGGCGGCACCTGAGCCAGGACCACACTGGGGCTAGCAAAGCAGCTGCCAGTGAGCCACACCCTCG GGCGGAGCACGCCAAGGAGAGCACCCTTCCCTACCAGAGCCCTGGCTTGTCCAACAGCATGAAGCTCAGCCCCCAAGACCCACTGCCTGCCTCCCCGGCGTCCTCACCACTCACCTCAGAGAAGGGCAGTGAGAAG GGTGTGAAGGAGCGTGCCTACAGTAGCCACGGGGAGACTATCACCAGCCTGCCTGTTAGCATTCCACTCAGCACTGTGCAGCCCAACAAGCTGCCTGTCAGCATCCCACTGGCCAGCGTGGTGCTACCCAGCCGCGCCGAGAGGGCG AGGAGCACGCCCAGCCCTGTGCCACAGTCTCGAGATGCCTCATCCACACTTGAAAAGCAGATCGGTGCTTCCACCCATGGTGCAGGGGGCAGTGCAGCAGGGAGCAGGAGCCTCGCCTTGGCACCCACAG GCTTCTATGCTGGCTCAGTGGCCATCAGTGGGGCGTTGGCCAACAGCCCAGCTCCTCTGGCCTCGGGGATGGAATCAGCTGTTTTCGACGAGTCCTCTGGCACCAGCAGCCTCTTTGCCATCATGGGGTCTCGCAGCACACCACCACAGCACCCACCTCTGCTGCCGCAGCCTCGAAACTCCGGCCCTGCCTCTCCTGCACACCAACTCTCAGCCAGTCCCCGCCTGAGTGTGACCACCCAGGGTCCACTGCTGGACACCAGCAAAGGGGAGCTGCCCTCTGACCCTGCCTTCTCAGACCCGGAGAGTGAAGCTAAGAGGAGAATTGTGTTCAGCATTGCAGCCAGCTCCAGCTCGAAGCAGTCGCCTTCCACTAGGCACAGCCCCTTGACCTCCAGCACCCGTGGGGACTGTGTACAGAGCCATGGGCAGGACAGTCGTAAGCGCAGCAAAAGGAAGCGTGCGTCAGCTGGAACTCCCAGCCTCAGCACAGGTGTGTCCCCGAAGCGCCGGGCTCTGCCGACTGTCGCTGGCCTCTTCACGCAGTCCTCGGGGTCTCCCCTCAACCTCAACTCCATG GTCAGCAACATCAATCAGCCCCTGGAGATCACAGCCATCTCGTCCCCTGAGAGCTCCCTCAAGAGCTCCCCCACTCCCTACCAGGACCATGATCAGcccccagtgctcaggaaggaGCGGCCCCTGGGCCCGACCAATGGGGCCCATTACTCACCACTGACCTCAGATGAGGAGCCAGGCTCTGAAGATGAGCCCAGCAGTGCCCG AATTGAGAGAAAAATTGCAACAATCTCCTTAGAAAGTAAATCTCCCCCGAAGACGCTGGAAAATG GTGGTAGCTTGGTGGGAAGGAAGTCTGCCCCCTCAAGTGAGCCTGTGAACAGCAGCAAATGGAAGTCCACCTTCTCACCCATCTCTGACCTCAGCTTGGCCAAGGCCGTGGACAGTCCGCTACAGGCTGGCTCTGCGCTGAGCCACAGCCCCCTGTTCTCTTTCCGGCCAGCTCTGGAGGAGCCTGCTGCTGAGGCCaagctccccacccacccaaggAAGAGTTTCGCTGGCTctctggctgcagctgagggcccgAGCCCTGGCGCCAATCCTCCCAATGGTCTGGCCTTCAGTGGGGGCCTCGCTGCAGACCTCGGTTTACACAGCTTCAATGATGGTGCTTCCCTCTCCCACAAGGGCCCTGAAGTGGCCAGCCTGAGCGCCTCTGTGAGCTTCCCATCACAGCGGGGCAAGGACAGTACCACAGACGCCAACCCCTTCCTCAGCAGGCGGCAGCCAGAGGGTCTGGGTGGCCTGAAGGGCGAGGGCAGTGCAGGCAAGGAGCCCGGCGAGACCCTTCCCCTGTGCGGGCCTGCAGACAAGGTTGCGTTGCCTCATGGCAGCAGGGCCAGCAAGGGTCGTGACCGGGAGCTGGACTTCAAGGGCGGCCACAACCTCTTCATCTCTGCTGCAGCTGTGCCTCCAGGTGGCCTCCTGGGTGGCCCTGGCCTTGTAACTGTGGCTTCCTCTGCGGGCAGTGTGACACCTGCTGCCCAGGCTCCCCGGCCCTTCCTGAGTACCTTCAACCCTGGGCCCCAGTTCACTCTGGGCCCCATGTCCCtgcaggccaacctgggctctgTGGCTGGCTCCTCCGTGCTGCAGTCCTTGTTCAGCACTGTGCCAGCTGCTGCAGGCTTGGTGCATGTATCATCCACTGCGACCCGACTGACCAACTCACACACCATGGGCAGCTTCTCCTCCGGGGTGGCCGGCGGAACTGTTGGAG GTAATTAG